DNA from Krasilnikovia cinnamomea:
TCGAGGACCCGCTTGGTGAGCAGGGTCGGCCAGTCCTCGCCGGTGACCCGGTGCAGCACGGCGCCGAGCAGCCCGTACGCGAGGTTCGAGTAGTGGTAGCGCCGGAACGGGGGCCCGGCCACCTTCTCGTACGGCAGCTCCGCGAGGAGCTGGTCGACGTCGCCGCCGACGCTGCGCTCCCACCAGGTGCCCTCGGGTTCGCGCTGCAGGCCGGAGACGTGGCCGAGCAGCTGGCGCAGGGTGATCCCGCCGACGGAGGTGCCCGGCAGGTGCCGGTACAGCAGGTCGTCGAGGGCGAAGAACCCCTCGTCGCGCAGCTGCATGATCATCGTCGCGGTCAGGGTCTTGGTGATCGAGCCGACGCGGTACTGCATCGCCGGGTCGGGCTGCGGCTGGCCGCCCACGGCGGCGAAGTGCAGCAGCGCGGAGTCGCGGACGATGCCCAACGCCAGGGACGGCGCCCGGCCCGTGGACTGGGCCTGAACGGCGATCTCGGTGACACGTCGGCCGGTTTCCGGCAGCAGGGACACGGCATACCTTCCTTGGGGGGATGTGCGGGGGGTGATGCCTCGTGTACAACTGCCCGGCGAGCATATGGCTACGGATCGGACATGGGTCAGACGGGGCATCGCCGTGCGTGCGCAGCCGTGTCACGATCGTGTGGTGGAAGCTGTGCTGTGGATTGTCCTGGCCATCGCCCTCGCGATCGCCGAGGCGTTCACCGCGACCCTGTTCGTCGCCATGTTCGCCGCGGGCGCGCTGGCGGCCGCCGGTGCCGCCGCGCTCGGTGCCCCGGTGCTCGTGCAGGCGATCGTGTTCGCCGTCGTGTCCGCGCTGTCCATCGGCGCGATCCGTCCGCTGATCGTCCGGCGCCAGAATTCGGCCCTGGAGGGCGGCGAATCGTCCTTCGGGCTGGCGGCCCTGGAGGGCGCGCAGGCGACCGTGCTGGAGCAGGTCGACGCGGATCGCGGCATGATCAAGATCGACGGGGAGCTGTGGCAGGCGCGCTCGTTCGACGGCACGGAGACCTACCAGCCGGGCGACCACGTCCGGGTCGTGAAGGTACGCGGTGCCACCGCGCTGGTCTGGCGCGACGACCTGCCCCATCTCTGAGCTGCTGAGCACCTTCGATAGAGAGAGGCACCATGGATCTTGTCATCGGTCTCCTGGTCATGGTGATCGCGCTGTTCGCGGTCATCACCTTGATCAGGTCCGTGCGAATCGTTCCGCAGCAGCGGATGGACGTCGTCGAGCGTCTGGGTCGGTACAAGCGGACCCTGGCGCCCGGCCTGAACCTGCTGGTCCCGTTCGTCGACGCGGTCCGTACCAAGGTGGACATGCGCGAGCAGGTGGTCAGCTTCCCGCCGCAGCCGGTCATCACCAGCGACAACCTCGTGGTCTCCATCGACACCGTGCTCTACTTCAAGGTCGTCGACCCGGTCCGGGCCACCTACGAGATCTCGAACTTCCTCCAGGCCATCGAGCAGCTCACCGTCACCACGCTGCGTAACGTCATCGGCTCGCTGGACCTGGAGCGCGCCCTGACCAGCCGCGAGGAGATCAACAAGCACCTGTCCGGGGTGCTCGACGAGACCACCGGCCGCTGGGGCATCAAGGTGACCCGGGTCGAGATCAAGGCGATCGAGCCGCCGCCGAGCATCCGCGACTCCATGGAGAAGCAGATGCGCGCCGAGCGGGACCGCCGCGCCGCGATCCTCAACGCCGAGGGCCACAAGCAGGCGCAGATCCTCACGGCCGAGGGCGAGAAGCAGGCCGCGGTGCTGCGCGCCGACGGTGACCGCCAGGCCCGCATCCTGCAGGCCGAGGGCCAGGCCAAGGCCATCCGTACGGTGTTCGACGCGATCCACCAGGCCAACCCGAGCCAGAAGGTGCTGGCGTACCAGTACCTGCAGTCGCTGCCGCAGATCGCCAACGGCTCGGCGAACAAGGTGTGGATCGTGCCGACCGAGCTGACCAAGGCCCTCGAGGGCCTCGGCGGTGCGCTGGGCGGGCTGGCCAACATGGCCGGGGACGCCCCGTCGTCCTCCGTCGACGCGGGCGCCGTCGAGCGCGAGGCCGCGGCGGCGGCCCAGGCCGCGGCCGCGGAGGCCGAGAAGGTCGACGCCGCCGTACGGGCGGCCGAGGCGCAGGTGTCCGGCGACAACGCCCCGAAGGGCCTGCCCGCCCCGGAGCCGACGCCCCCGGCGCTGGGCAGCGCCGACTTCAACGGCGCGGGGGAACCCGAGCGCGCCTGAGCCGGACGCGGGGCCCGGGCGCACTCGTCCTGCTCCCGTCGCGTGGACGACCGGCCGCGCCCTCGACGTCACTGATGTCGAGGGCGTGGCTACCAGTCCGATTTTGGCGGAAATGATCCATGCGTGCCTGGTTTCTGGAAGGCTGGGCACAGGGATCCGACGGTGCCCCCCGGCCGCTCGGCAGAGCTAGCGGGGGGCCTGCCATGAGCATCAGCCAGCACCACACCGCCAGTGGGCGTCCGCTGCGGGTCGCGCCCGCCTGGGTCGGCGCCGCCCGCCCCGCCACCGGCGCGGACGACGGCCTGCTCCCGGTCCGCGAAGCCGTCTGGATCTGGTCCGTACGCCGCTACGCCCGGGTCTCCCTGTGGGCGCTGCCGATGGCCGCGGTCCTTTATGGCTGGTCGACCCTCGGGGCCCAGCCCGGCCCCCTCGCCCTGCGCCTGTCCGCGGGCTGGTTCTCCCTCGTCGCCATGATCGCCCTGACCGGACTGCTGGCCGGTTCGCGGGTGCGCCGTCCCGCCATCGCCGGTCTGCTCGTCGGGCTCGCCGGTGTCGTGCTGTTGCTTCCGACGGCCGCGTTGCCACCGGACACCGCCCCGGCCGGAACCGCGTTGTCCGCCGACGCGGTGCAGACGGTCGCGTTCGTGGGTGCGCTGGTCACCGGGGCGGGCTGGCTGCTGCTCGGCTGGGCGGTCTTCCGGTCGCGCCTGGTCAACCCGGCGGACGGGATCCTGCTCATGCTCGCCGCCGTGTCCGTCGGCGCCGGGGCGTACGCGGTCCAGCCGCTGCCCACCGTCGGCGCCCTGCTCATGCTGGCCGCCGGAATGGGCCTGGCCTGGACCGGCAACCGCCTGATCCCCCCAGCCTGACCCCTCTCGACCCCAGCTCCGGCGATCTTGGAGCCGGGTGGCCCCTGGAGGGCCTCCAGCCTCCAAGATCGCCAAGGTCTACCGGTGTTTCGCTGTCGTTCGGGCGGGCGGGTGGGTCATTCGGAGTGGGTTCGGGCTGGATGGCATGCTCCGGGGGCGGGGCGCGCGCTGTGTGCCTCGCGGGAGGAGCGTGACATGGCCAAGGTGGTGGCCGATATCTCGATGTCCGTCGACGGGTTCGTGACCGGGCCGGACGTCGACCTCGCCCACGGCCTGGGTCGCGGCGGCGAGGCGCTGCACACCTGGGCGTTCCAGGGCGACCGGGTCGATGCCGAGGTGCTCGCCGAGGCGGTCGACAACACCGGCGTCATCGTGATGGGCCGCCGCCTGTTCGACATCGTGGACAGTCCGTACGGCTGGAACGAGGAGGTGGGCTACGGCGCGGACGTCGCCAGCCAGCAGCCCGTCCTGGTCGTCACCCGAAACCCGCCCGACGAGGTACGGCTGACCGACCGCGTCACGTTCGTCGTGGACGGTGTCGGCAGCGCCGTCAGCAAGGCATGCGCCCTGGCCGAGGAGCGCGACGTCGTCGTGATGGGCGGCGCGGAGGTCATCCGCGGCTGCCTCGACGCCGGGCTGCTCGACGAGGTGCGCCTGCACGTGGCGCCGGTGCTGCTCGGCGCGGGCACGCCGCTGTTCGCCGGGGGAGTCGCCCCGCGCGAGCTGCGCCAGGTGCGGGTCCGGGCCTCCGGCACCGCCACCCACCTCACGTACCGGGTGGGCTGAGCCGCCGATGCCCGACGTGCACCTCGTCACCGACCCGGACGACGAGCGGCTCGGTGACTACCGGGCGCTCACCGACGTCGAGCTGCGGACCCGGTGGGAACCGCCGCACGGCCTGTTCATCGCCGAGGGGGAACTCGTGCTGCGCCGCGCCCTGCGGGCCGGCTACGCGCCACGCTCCTATCTGGTCGACGCGAAACGCGTGGACCAGCTGGGCGACCTGCCGGCCACCGCCCCCGTGTACGCGGCAGCGCCCGACGTGCTGGAACGCGCCGCCGGCTTCCACGTGCACCGCGGGGTCCTCGCCTCCTTCCACCGGCTGCCGCTGCGCGACGCGGACGACGTGCTGGCCGCGGCGCGCCGGGTGGCGATCCTGGAGGACGTCAACAACCACACGAACATCGGCGCGGTGTTCCGTGGCGCCGCGGCCCTGGGCATCGACGCGGTGCTGCTCTCACCCTCGTGTGCCGATCCGCTCTACCGGCGCAGCGTACGGGTCAGCATGGGTGAGGTGTTCGCCGTGCCGTACGCCCGGCTGGAGCCCTGGCCGGACGGCCTGGAGCGGGTCCGGGCCGCCGGTTTCACGGTGCTGGCACTGACCCCCGACCCGCAGGCCGTACCGTTGCAGCGGCTCACCGCGGCGCAGCGCGCCCGCGCCGCGCTGGTGCTCGGTGCCGAAGGCCCGGGCCTGTCCCGGCACGCCCTCGCGGGCAGCGACGTGCGGGTGCGCATCCCGATGCGTCGCGGGGTGGATTCGCTCAACGTCGCGGCGGCGGCCGCGGTCGCGTTCTGGGAACTGGGCCGCGACGACGATCTGGACGACGCGGCGCGGGACTGACCGGTGCCACCCGGGCCGCAGTTCGGCCGCGACGCAACGACGAGGGAGACCGATGGTGCGGGAACCCGACGAGCTGAGTACGGCGCGCCTGCGGTTGCGGCAGTGGCGCGACGCCGACCTCGATCCGTGGGCCGCCATGAACGCCGACCCCCGGGTCCGCGAGTTCTTCCCCGAGGTGCTCACGCGTGCGCGCAGCGCCGAGTCGATGGCCCGGTTCCGCGCGGGCCTGCAGGCTCGCGGCTGGGGCTGGTGGGCCGTGGAGGTCACCGCCACCGGACTCCTCGCGGGCATGGCCGGGCTCGACCCGGTGGACGAGGAGATGCCGTTCGGCGGGGTCGAGATCGGCTGGCGGCTGGCCCACGAAGCCTGGGGCCACGGGTACGCCACGGAAGCGGCGAAGGCCGTGCTGGCGTACGGATTCCAGCGGTTGGCCCTGCCCGAGATCCTCGCCGTGACCGCCGCGGGGAACCGGCGCTCGCAGGCCGTCATGGAGCGCCTCGGCATGACCCGCGACCCGGGCGACGACTTCGACGATCCGACCGTGCCGGCGGGGCCGCTGCGGCGGTCGGTGCTGTACCGGCTCGCGAATCCGCACCGCTGACCGAGGGCATTCGCGGCCACTTCCTCGATGCCCGCGAGGATGGGGCCATGAGCGTCGAGCTGCCCGTCCCACCCCTCGCCGAACTGCGCCGTCGCCGCAGCGCCAAGTGGCGGACCTATCCGCCGGACGTGCTGCCGCTGACCGTCGCCGAACTGGACTTCGGGCTTGCCCCGCCGGTCGCCGAGGTGCTCCGGGAGGCCGTCGAGACATCCGACACCGGATACTCGGCACAGGACTCGACCCTGGGTACGGCGCTCGCCGGGTTCGCGGCACGGCGGTGGGGATGGACCGTCGATCCCGGGACGGTCACCGCGATGCCGGACGTCGGCGTCGGCGTGGTGGAGCTGCTGCGGACCCTCGCCCGGCCCGGCGACGCGGTGGTCGTCAGCCCGCCGGTGTACCCGCCGTTCTTCGACTGGGTGCCCGAGGCGGGCGCGCGGATCCACGAGGCGCCGCTGGCCCGCCACCCCGACGGCGGTTACCGGCTGGACCTGCCCGCGCTTGGACGGGCGTTCGCGACCGGCCCCGCCGCGTACGTGCTGTGCAACCCGCACAACCCGGTCGGGCGGGTGCACACCCCGGACGAACTGGCCGCCCTGGTGCGCCTCGCGCGGATCCACGGTGTCCCGATCGTCAGCGACGAGATCCATGCCCCGCTGGTGCTGCCGGGCGCGGCGTTCACCCCGCTGCTGAGCGTGCCCGGCGCCGCCGAGGTGGCGGTGAGTGTGGTGTCGGCCAGCAAGGCGTTCAACCTGGCCGGTCTCAAGTGCGCCGCCGTGGTGACCGCGTCGCCCGGGACCGCCGAGCTGGTACGGCGCTTCCCGCCGGACGCCCGCTGGCGCACCGGCCACTTCGGAGCGCTCGCGACGGTCGCCGCGTACACGGACGGCGATCCGTGGCTGGACCGGCTCCTCGCCACCCTCGACGCGCGCCGGGCCCAGCTGGGCAAGCTCCTCGCCGAACGGCTGCCGGGGGTGCGCTGGCAACCGCCCGAGGCGACGTACCTGGCCTGGCTCGACTGCGCGGCCCTGGGCGAGGGCGACGCGGCGCGGGAGCTGTTCCTCGCGCGGGGGCGGATCGCGCTGGAGCCGGGCACGCGCTTCGGCGCACCGGGCGCCGGGTACGTACGGCTCAACTTCGGCACGAGCGCCGAGATCCTGGACGAGGCGACCGCGCGGATGGCGGCCGCCGTCGCCGGGTAGCGGCCATAACCGGCGGCTTCGGCCGCGCTCCCGGGGTGGTCGCGGGAGCTCGCGCGACGGCAGTACGGTTGTCCTGTTCGGCGGCTTCGTGGTGGTCCGGCGTGTCGGGGGTGTGCAGGTGTCGATGATCGGTTCCGGTTCGGGCTCCGACCAGCCGCATCTGCTGGCGCTGATCCGCGCCATCCGGGCGCGCATGGCGGGCACCGACCCGACCGCCGACACCGATCCGGCCGTGGGCGCTGGCACCGGCAATCCGCTCGGCAGCTCGGGATCAGCGGCTTCGGGGAGGCTGGGTGGTCCGGCCGCGATCCCGGGCGGCGCTGCGGGTGCAGGCGGCGCTGCGGGTGCTGGAACCGCAGGGGCAAATGGATCCGGTGGGGCCGTTGGTGGCACCGGGACCACCGGGACGGCCGCATCGAGTGCCGTGCCGGGGCCGGTCCACCCCGACTGGTTCCCGACCGGCGCGCCACGACCGGGGCTGCCTGCTTCGGGTTCGGCTGCGCTGCCGGGTCTGCCTGGTTCGGGTGGAGGGGCGCTGCCGGGTCCGCCTGGTTCGGGTGCGGGCGCCCAGCCGGCGCTGCCCGGGGGTTCTACTTCGCACGTTCCGGCGGGCCTGCCCCCCTCGCGGCTGCTGCCGCTTCCCGCCGTTCCGTCGCCGCCGTCCGTCCCCGCCCCGGTCGACGACGCGCTGGCGGGCCTGCGCGCGATGGCCGGCCTGCAGCCCATCGGCCGACCGCTGCCGAGCCCACCGCCCCCGCCGTCACCCGAACCGGCCCCGGCCAACCCGGTCGCGCCCGCCCCAGGCGGGCCCCACGCGGAGACGCCACCACTCCAGGTGGGCTCGCCGCCGATCGTCGTACCGCCGGGCCGGACCGCCGCGGCCGCCCTGTTCGACGGGATGGATCCGGCCGACGAGGCCGCGCTGCGGGAGGTGCAGCGGCTGCTGCGGACCAGCCTGACCGACGCCGGCGGCGCACCGGAGGTGGCGACCCGGCTGCAGGCCGCGCTGCGGCAGGCGACGCCGGACCTGCTGGCCACGCTGCCCGGGGGGCCGCTTAGCCAGCGCGACCAGATCGCCCAGGCGCTGACCTGGCTGGTGCGCCACCTCGACGATCCGCCGGCCCTCGTGGCCGGTTGCGCCGAGCTGGGTTCGGCGCTGGCCCACTGCGGCGTCACCCTGCCCGCGCCGCAGCTCGTGGGGGCGGCGCTGGCCGAGGCGATGCGGGCGGGCCTGGCCGGGGCCTGGCGGCAGGACCTCGACCAGGCCTGGCGGGGCACCTGGCACCATGCCCACGACTGGATCGCACACGGCATGGCCACCTCCGGGTACGCGCCGATGACCTGGCGCGCCGTCGTGGTGGAGCACGACCTGCGCCGTCCCGACCTGGCGGTGGTGCGGGTCCGGCCGTACCTGCCGATGCCCTACCGGCCGGGGCAGTTCGCCCGGGTCGAGGTGGCCGAGCTGCCGGGGGTGTGGCGGCCGTACTCGCTGGCGGGGGCGCCGCGCCGGGACGCCATCGTGGAACTGCACGTACGGGCGAAGACCCACGCCGGGGTCAGCGGGACGCTGGTGCACCGTACGAGCCCGGGTGACCACATCCGGCTGGCCGCCGCGGAGGGCGCGATGGGCGTGCCCGCCGACAACCGCAACGACCTGCTGCTGGTGGCCGGCGACACCGGGGTCGCGCCGCTCAAGTCGCTGTTGATCGAGCTGGCCGCGACGAACGACCCGCGCTCGGCGGTGCTGTTCTGGGGCGCCCGCACCCTGTCCGAGCTGTACGACATCGACGAGATCACGGAGATCGCCCAGTCCTGCCGGCGCGCCACCGTGGTCCCGGTCATCTCGGAGGGCGACCCGGGCCCGTACGCGTCGGGTCTGGTCACGGACGCGATCGCGGCGTACGGCGAGTGGTCGCGCCACGAGGTCTTCCTGGCCGGGCCGCCGATCATGCTCGAGGCGACCAGCGACGCCCTGCTCCAGCTAGGCGTGAGCCGGGAGCGGATCCATCACGACGCGGCGGAGTAGGCGTCCACCAGCGCCTTCGCGTACGCGGGCGGCACGAACGTCGGCCCGCCCGGGGTCAGCACGTCCTGGCGGGAGGCGCTGGCCCACGCCGCGTCCGGTACGGCGGCGCGCAGCGCGGTGACCACGGGCGCGTCGCGCCAGCGCGGGTCCTCGGCCAGCATGCCGAGGGCCACCAGGCACTCCGCCACCTCACCCACGCACTCGAACGGCTTGTGCGAGTCGATGCCGAGCAGTTCGCTGAACCCGGGCACCTGGGCGGTGTCGGCCAGCAGGTCGTGGCCGAAGATCTCGGCGATCCGCTCCGGGGTCATCGCGGGCGCCATGGCCAGGTAGACGAACCGGCACTTGGGGCAGTCACCGCACCAGCGCGCCGTCCGGTCATGCAGCTTGAACGCCTTGTTGCAGCTGGTCACGACCGCGTCGTAGCGGGTGTGCCGGGCGAACAGCTGGGCGATGTGCAGCTCCGACAGCGAGCGCAGCAGCGAGAAGTACGGCTCGGTCAGCCCGGCGTGCGCGGTGACGGCGGCCCGCAGCAGCCCCTCGGCCTCGACGCCCTTCGACCACTGGTGGTTGACCTCGTGGCCGTTCCACACCAGGTTCGGGTCGGAGGCGGAACGCTCGTTGGACATCACCACGGGCCCGAGGCCGTGCAGCGCGGCGGTGGCGATCGCGATCAGCGAGTTGATCGCGGTGACGGGAATGTGGCCGTTGAGCGCCCCGGCCTTGTTGAGTTCGAACAGGTGCGGGTCGAGGCGGCGCCGGGCGGCCAGCGCGGGCAGCCCGGACGCGGCGTTCACGTCGACGATCACCGGGTTGGGGTTGACCGAGAAGGGCACCGGGTCGAGCCCGGCCGCGCGCAGGATCTCCAGCGTGACGATGGAGTCCTTGCCGCCGCCGACGGCCGACAGCGGGCGCCCCTCGGCGTTGTCCACGGGCGTCGCCGGCTGCGCGGTGCCGGGCACCTCGACGGTCAGGTCGAGGACGTGCGGCAGGTCGTTGCGGTACGCGTACTCGGCAAGGCCGTGGGTGTAGACGGCCGTGAACAGCGCCGCCGCCTCGGCCGGTACGGGCGCCGGCGCCACCACCCGGGGCGGCGCACCGACCTTGTAGTAGCTCACCCCGGCCACCACGTGCAGCAGGTCGAGCACCCGGCGCACGGTGGCCAGCGCCGTGGCCGACGGCGGCGCGGCCGGTACGGGCAGCTCGATCGTCTCGGTGAAACGCAGCGGGGACGGCCCGTCGAGCAGGTAGTCGAAGGTGGCGACGCCCGTGCCCGGGTCGAAGGCGTACGAGGGGAACCGCATGACCTC
Protein-coding regions in this window:
- a CDS encoding NfeD family protein; its protein translation is MEAVLWIVLAIALAIAEAFTATLFVAMFAAGALAAAGAAALGAPVLVQAIVFAVVSALSIGAIRPLIVRRQNSALEGGESSFGLAALEGAQATVLEQVDADRGMIKIDGELWQARSFDGTETYQPGDHVRVVKVRGATALVWRDDLPHL
- a CDS encoding SPFH domain-containing protein yields the protein MDLVIGLLVMVIALFAVITLIRSVRIVPQQRMDVVERLGRYKRTLAPGLNLLVPFVDAVRTKVDMREQVVSFPPQPVITSDNLVVSIDTVLYFKVVDPVRATYEISNFLQAIEQLTVTTLRNVIGSLDLERALTSREEINKHLSGVLDETTGRWGIKVTRVEIKAIEPPPSIRDSMEKQMRAERDRRAAILNAEGHKQAQILTAEGEKQAAVLRADGDRQARILQAEGQAKAIRTVFDAIHQANPSQKVLAYQYLQSLPQIANGSANKVWIVPTELTKALEGLGGALGGLANMAGDAPSSSVDAGAVEREAAAAAQAAAAEAEKVDAAVRAAEAQVSGDNAPKGLPAPEPTPPALGSADFNGAGEPERA
- a CDS encoding dihydrofolate reductase family protein; the protein is MAKVVADISMSVDGFVTGPDVDLAHGLGRGGEALHTWAFQGDRVDAEVLAEAVDNTGVIVMGRRLFDIVDSPYGWNEEVGYGADVASQQPVLVVTRNPPDEVRLTDRVTFVVDGVGSAVSKACALAEERDVVVMGGAEVIRGCLDAGLLDEVRLHVAPVLLGAGTPLFAGGVAPRELRQVRVRASGTATHLTYRVG
- a CDS encoding TrmH family RNA methyltransferase produces the protein MPDVHLVTDPDDERLGDYRALTDVELRTRWEPPHGLFIAEGELVLRRALRAGYAPRSYLVDAKRVDQLGDLPATAPVYAAAPDVLERAAGFHVHRGVLASFHRLPLRDADDVLAAARRVAILEDVNNHTNIGAVFRGAAALGIDAVLLSPSCADPLYRRSVRVSMGEVFAVPYARLEPWPDGLERVRAAGFTVLALTPDPQAVPLQRLTAAQRARAALVLGAEGPGLSRHALAGSDVRVRIPMRRGVDSLNVAAAAAVAFWELGRDDDLDDAARD
- a CDS encoding GNAT family N-acetyltransferase — protein: MVREPDELSTARLRLRQWRDADLDPWAAMNADPRVREFFPEVLTRARSAESMARFRAGLQARGWGWWAVEVTATGLLAGMAGLDPVDEEMPFGGVEIGWRLAHEAWGHGYATEAAKAVLAYGFQRLALPEILAVTAAGNRRSQAVMERLGMTRDPGDDFDDPTVPAGPLRRSVLYRLANPHR
- a CDS encoding MalY/PatB family protein produces the protein MSVELPVPPLAELRRRRSAKWRTYPPDVLPLTVAELDFGLAPPVAEVLREAVETSDTGYSAQDSTLGTALAGFAARRWGWTVDPGTVTAMPDVGVGVVELLRTLARPGDAVVVSPPVYPPFFDWVPEAGARIHEAPLARHPDGGYRLDLPALGRAFATGPAAYVLCNPHNPVGRVHTPDELAALVRLARIHGVPIVSDEIHAPLVLPGAAFTPLLSVPGAAEVAVSVVSASKAFNLAGLKCAAVVTASPGTAELVRRFPPDARWRTGHFGALATVAAYTDGDPWLDRLLATLDARRAQLGKLLAERLPGVRWQPPEATYLAWLDCAALGEGDAARELFLARGRIALEPGTRFGAPGAGYVRLNFGTSAEILDEATARMAAAVAG
- a CDS encoding globin; this translates as MPGPVHPDWFPTGAPRPGLPASGSAALPGLPGSGGGALPGPPGSGAGAQPALPGGSTSHVPAGLPPSRLLPLPAVPSPPSVPAPVDDALAGLRAMAGLQPIGRPLPSPPPPPSPEPAPANPVAPAPGGPHAETPPLQVGSPPIVVPPGRTAAAALFDGMDPADEAALREVQRLLRTSLTDAGGAPEVATRLQAALRQATPDLLATLPGGPLSQRDQIAQALTWLVRHLDDPPALVAGCAELGSALAHCGVTLPAPQLVGAALAEAMRAGLAGAWRQDLDQAWRGTWHHAHDWIAHGMATSGYAPMTWRAVVVEHDLRRPDLAVVRVRPYLPMPYRPGQFARVEVAELPGVWRPYSLAGAPRRDAIVELHVRAKTHAGVSGTLVHRTSPGDHIRLAAAEGAMGVPADNRNDLLLVAGDTGVAPLKSLLIELAATNDPRSAVLFWGARTLSELYDIDEITEIAQSCRRATVVPVISEGDPGPYASGLVTDAIAAYGEWSRHEVFLAGPPIMLEATSDALLQLGVSRERIHHDAAE